Proteins from a genomic interval of Zingiber officinale cultivar Zhangliang chromosome 1B, Zo_v1.1, whole genome shotgun sequence:
- the LOC121983912 gene encoding pentatricopeptide repeat-containing protein At2g44880-like, with product MHPNPPVPARIRTTSPLAFRHLRRFLTRLLVSGEIYCVASLRRAADLLALSSDHPSSPLISRPLARLYFHLFPSSTTFLYNLLIRAFSGSRRHPGESLSSFVSLLFSSSLPDRFTFPFLAKAACRLPSPAEGTQIHSQVLRRGFESDIYVLNTLLSMYSTFKDMVSAQRLFDSSSRSVDVISWNTIIDGHIKVGDLEAARKLFDGMPAKNEVSWSSIISGYVGRGELDIARSLFDKMPVQRNVVTWNSMVSGFARQGLLPVARKMFDDTPVRNVISWNSMVSGYALNGEMDAARELFVQMPERDVVSWSCMISGYVQSNRFAEALYLFKEMQIDNLIKPNEVTMVSVLSACAHLVALEQGKWVHAYIDKNHMPLDNDHNLGAALIDMYAKCGSIETALKVFESLRRRNVSSWNALITGLAVNGLARESLYAFQQMLQYDLKPNDVTFLGVLMACVHGGLVCEGRQYFERMRTVYGIQPEMKHYGCLVDLLGRAGLLEEAEGVVRSMPMKPDIMVLGALLGACRIYRDVAAADRLKIDVLQLKAKQSGCHVLLSNIFATAGRWADAFEMRNSLKKTGIKKLPGSSSVELNGIVC from the coding sequence ATGCACCCGAATCCGCCCGTTCCCGCCCGCATCCGAACCACCTCCCCTCTCGCCTTCCGCCACCTCCGCCGCTTCCTCACCCGCCTCCTCGTCTCCGGCGAAATCTACTGCGTCGCCTCCCTCCGCCGCGCCGCTGATCTGCTTGCTCTATCCTCGGACCACCCTTCCTCCCCCCTCATCTCCCGCCCACTCGCCCGCCTCTACTTCCATCTCTTCCCCTCCTCCACCACCTTCCTCTACAACCTACTCATCCGCGCCTTCTCCGGCAGCCGGCGCCATCCCGGGGAGTCTCTGTCCTCCTTCgtttctctcctcttctcctcctcgcTCCCCGACCGCTTCACGTTCCCTTTTCTCGCCAAGGCAGCCTGCCGCCTTCCCTCCCCCGCCGAAGGCACCCAAATTCACTCCCAGGTGCTCAGACGAGGTTTTGAATCTGACATCTACGTGCTCAATACGCTTCTTTCGATGTACTCAACGTTCAAGGACATGGTCTCGGCGCAGAGGCTCTTCGACTCGAGCTCTCGATCGGTGGACGTCATCTCCTGGAACACAATCATCGACGGGCATATCAAAGTCGGCGACTTGGAGGCCGCGCGTAAGCTGTTCGATGGAATGCCTGCCAAAAACGAGGTGTCCTGGAGCTCCATCATAAGTGGCTACGTAGGGAGAGGCGAGTTGGACATCGCACGATCGTTGTTCGATAAAATGCCGGTGCAGCGGAATGTTGTCACCTGGAATTCCATGGTGTCTGGGTTCGCAAGGCAGGGGTTGTTGCCGGTCGCCAGGAAGATGTTCGACGATACGCCCGTTAGGAATGTTATATCATGGAATTCGATGGTCTCTGGCTACGCATTGAACGGGGAGATGGATGCTGCAAGGGAATTGTTCGTTCAAATGCCAGAAAGGGATGTCGTGTCCTGGAGTTGCATGATTTCAGGGTATGTACAAAGTAATCGATTTGCAGAGGCATTATATCTCTTCAAAGAGATGCAAATTGACAATTTGATAAAACCCAATGAAGTAACTATGGTCAGTGTCCTCTCAGCTTGTGCGCACCTTGTAGCTCTGGAGCAAGGCAAGTGGGTCCATGCTTACATAGACAAGAACCACATGCCTCTCGACAATGATCACAATCTCGGAGCTGCTCTGATCGATATGTATGCTAAGTGTGGAAGCATCGAGACTGCACTGAAAGTGTTTGAATCTTTGCGTCGACGCAATGTTTCTAGTTGGAATGCTTTGATAACAGGTTTGGCTGTTAATGGGCTAGCTCGTGAATCACTTTATGCATTTCAGCAGATGCTGCAATATGATCTGAAACCCAATGATGTAACCTTTCTTGGTGTACTAATGGCCTGTGTTCATGGAGGGTTGGTATGTGAGGGGCGCCAATATTTTGAGAGAATGAGAACGGTATACGGTATTCAACCTGAAATGAAACATTACGGATGCTTGGTTGATCTATTAGGTAGAGCTGGACTGTTGGAAGAAGCAGAAGGTGTAGTCAGAAGTATGCCGATGAAACCGGACATCATGGTATTGGGAGCTTTGCTCGGTGCTTGTAGGATTTATAGAGATGTAGCAGCTGCTGATCGACTAAAGATAGACGTTCTCCAGTTGAAGGCCAAGCAGTCTGGCTGCCATGTTTTGCTTTCGAATATATTTGCTACTGCAGGTCGGTGGGCTGATGCTTTCGAGATGAGGAACTCACTGAAGAAGACTGGTATAAAAAAGCTTCCTGGTTCTAGTTCTGTCGAACTAAATGGAATTGTGTGTTAG